The sequence below is a genomic window from Thermodesulfobium sp. 4217-1.
ACCATATCTAATATCAGCTCCTACATATATTTTTAAGCCTTTTTCGATAAAGTTTTCTATACGATCAGAATCTAAGTAAATAATTCCCATCCAGTAGAGATTATCTTTAAACCCTTTTCTCTTCAGTTTTTCATAAAAATCATTTTTGGGTCGTGGAAGCAAATAATCTATTTCATGAAGACTTTTGTCCTTTGCCTTTCTGCTCACAGGCTCTACTGCAGTCTGGACAAAAGTATCTACAAAGTATAATCTAAATTCTACCTCACTAAATTCTACCTCACTAAATTCTTCCAAATAAAATTCCCCACTTTTATATGATGGTTTTAAAAAATTACTTTCATTGAAAGCTGGGAAAAAATTAGAAATTCTTTCGAAACTCTTCTGAACTTCTTCTATATTTTGAAATCCATTTTTTCTTAGATAAGAATTCACCAAAGCTCCCCACATTATTTGGCCCGATATAAAGATATCTGTCTCTTTTAAAACTCCCCATTTCGATGAGCCTATATGAATTGGTTGATTTTGCTTAAAAACAAGTTTATACCAGCTCACTTCAAATCCTCCATTGCTTTTGCGTGATAGCGCGCATATATTAAAATTCTCTCAAGCACGTCTTTAAAGAAGAGAAGTTGATGCAGATCTGCCGATAGTAAAAGAAAGAACTTTTCAAAACTCTCTAAAACATCTTTTTCATTTTCACTGTTTTCTTTACATAAGAAATAGTCAGTATTTTCATTTTTTAAATTTTCCAAAATATTTTTAAAAATATTTTTTATAATATCTTCACAAAGGATGATACGCATTAATTTTACTGTATTAGAACCAATTTTAACATTTGTGTAAATCCACCAGGCATAAGCTCCATCAGTTGCTAAAACTCCTAGCATTTTATTTATTTCACTAGCATTAATTATTTTGTTATTTACAATTTCATAACTTATCTTATTTATAGTTGCTTCAAGATTGTTTTCCATTTTGTACTCCCCCACTTTGTGCTTCAGAATTCGATTTTAAATTAGTCAAGATCTTTAGCCTTCCAAATCCTCTTGTAGTCATTCCGCCTATTCCAAGAGTTTCATAATAGTGTTTCGAATCTTCAAGAGCCTCTTTTAACTGTTCTTTTGTTGGAAGGCAATTTAACCCCCCATCTATGCCGTTAAAAACAGATTTATCAAAAATTCTTATAGTTGAGTAAAATATTGTTCCTCTTGGAATAGCTTCTGATGTAAACAGAGCGCCTTCTTTTGCTGCTCCTGTTATTGGATCGATAGATACAGACGTCCTAACTTCAAGGTTTGAGTTTACTATCTGAGAATACAAATTTTCAGGAACTATTACAATATCTTTATTAGAAATAATATTATTAACATATACTTTATTTAAATTTATACTACAACTTTCAGCAATATATGGCAAATATAGCCATCCCAGGTTTATATAGCCACTTTTCTTGTCATCATATATATTCTCAACAACAACCTTAACTTGTCCATCATTATTATCTTTATTATCTTCTTTAACATCTAACGAAAACCCTACTTCCTTTAAAATTCTCTCAGTAGTTATCCATTTAGTTCCAGACATAGTAAATACAGGGAAAAATACAATCTGTAAATCAGAAAAGAATAACATTCCCTGCCAACTTATATCTTTTTTAGAAAATCCAAAACCCTTGCAAACTATACAATGTCCACAATGACCCGTTTTGCCTTCCTTATTTTTAGCATCTGGTGAATTCAATAATTCTTCTTGTGAAGTATTATCCTGCCCTGCACAGGTTATTTTTGCCACAACATTGCCACTAAATTTCAAACAGTCTTCCCCCTTGCAATCATTAGAATTACTTTTTTTAGTCCAATTATTTATTTTCTCTTCTAAAGTTTTCCCCTTGCAATTTTTAATTTCATTAAATTCAGGTTGCTTACCTCTAACTTTAGTTAAAAGTTCAAGTGCCATATAATATCTCCAAGTTCCAGCTAAAGAACTGCCAGGAATTTTTGGAAGCTTAGTAATTGGGTCTCTTACTATAGTATTGTCAACTCTACCTATAGTATATCCGCCTGTACCAATGTAAATAGGATCTGTAGCTATACTATAAACCTTGAGCTCTTCAACTTTACTCACCTTTAACCTCCTTTAACATTTTGTGCCAAAAATCAAACATATCCAAAAATAGATATAGATTTTTCTTATCCTCAAATTTTTTAATCAATTCATTATGGAAATTTGCTTCATTTAATTCAAATATCTCAGAAATTCTCTTTTTCATTACATCATTCTTATTTATTTCAAGAATATTTAAAAAAGAAGCAGCTATAAAAGAAGCATAATTTTCATTACAATCTTGAATTTTTTCATAAAGTAAACTAATTAGATTGTTTAATTTTGATGAATTTGACTTATCTTTAAAAAGTTCTTTAAATTTCTTAAATTTTCCCCAGTATATTTCTAAGTCATATGGTCTATTTGATTTTATTTCAAGTATTCTTTTTCCTTTTTCATCGTAAAAAATGTCATTTCGTCTGGTATTTGTATCCAAAAATTCGAAGTCAAAGGTATTTGGAATTATTGATACCTCTTCTTTTTCATCAAATTTATCAATACTCTTAATAGTTTCTTGCTTCTTCTTTGATTCTAAGAAATAAAACTTAAACCCTTTGTCGGCTTCTGTTTTACTTTTATACAACGAATAATAACTTTGTGTATTGTTCAGTAATTCTTCTGTTTTCTGACATTTTAATCTTTCTTTAATTTCAGAAGATTTTACAAATACTTCTAAGTTTTTTAAATCTTTATCTTTAACATCTCTTCTAACTTTTCTAAGCGCATTAATTCCAACATATAGCGGCTTTTTATAATCCTGCACTACTACTCCAATATGTAAAGGCAGTTTTCCGTACACAAATCTAAAATTTTCATCGTATTTTTTCATTACGATATCTATCAAATTTGGCACATATTCAGCAGGTATAATAAACTGCCAGCTTATAGGAGTCGGGTCAATTATCGACATATATGGTTGGTAATTTTCTTTATTATTATCATTCACCTTAAAAGTTCCAACACTTTCTTTAACATTAGGATATTTTTTTAACTTAAATTCTTTGTTTATTAAATCCTTATCATTAATATAAGATATTAAATAAATCTTTCTATCTATGACCCAAAAAATTGCTTCACCATCATAATACTCACCTTCCTGAAGGTTTTTGTCATTTTCTCGATAATACCTTATGCCTCTCTCGGGTGGAATACCTGCATAACTACATATGTTTCTTTCTATATCCTCAAAAAATTCTTTAGTACTCTCCCAAATTCTTCTTAACCTTGCAGGAGAAGGATTTTTCCTGAGAAGGAATTGAAGAATAAGAATAGAAAGAAATTCTATATTCTCGTCTGAAAGACTTTGCCATTTTATTTCTGCATTATCAAAATCAATTTTATTTTTCCTAGGCTTATTTTGAACAGAATCCCAATCATCTAATTTTTCATAAATAAATTTTTCCCATTTATCACCAATAGAGCGTTCAAGTAATAAACTTTCGATAATTTTATTGTCTTTGACCTTGAGTTTACCAAGAGCTATATCTGTATAATTTTTTAGAACAGTATCTGAAACTTTTTTATCTTGATTGTTTTTATAAATATTTATAAGATTACCAATTAGCTTTTTAACATCCTCTACAAAGTTAATGTCTTTTTGCAATACCATGCTACTCAGCATATCACCATTTAACCAATCATGAAGCTCAAACTTCATTGTTACCAAAGCGACTCTCTTGTTTTTATCCTTTAATTCATCCATCCAGATAGTCTCTTTACTTGTATCTTCAAACCATTTGCTAATTCTGCCCACTGTTTTCTCTTTATAACAAACGTTGCAAATATTTTTGTTTTCATCATCTTTTATATCTGATTCAAATACAGGCCTTTGCCTACAAATCTGACATATTCCTATTGCCCGATCACTTCCAGATTTTTCTATAAATTTGTCTTTATCTTTTTTACTCCAATCTGTCTTTAAAAAGTTCTCCCTTGCACTTTCAAGAAGATAACATAGATTCATAAGCCCTCTGGAATTCTTAGTAAGAAAAATGGCAGGATAGAACTCATCAAGAGTTTTTTCTTTGAAAATATTTAATATTTTTTCCTTTATATCTCTTAAGTCATTTTTTAACGTAGCTAATTTACTATTATCTTCAGAATCCTCCCCTAAATCTTCTCCAACTAAAAAATATATTCCTGTTTCATCGCGATAAATCTCATTGCCAACAGGATATTCATATTCCAGAAGATTTTTTATTTCATTGTCTATCTCTCTTGCTATGTCTCTGTACCACTGTATTTGCTGAGGCTTAAAACCTCTTTCAGCAAACCCAAGTTTATCATATTGTATTCCCAGAATACGCCATTTTATATCAGACGGATTATTTTTGTATTCTTCTACTTTTGATGGTTCCATGCACAATTGAGCTAATACTGCCTTAAACATAGTAGCGCTCATATATGCCTGATCCCATAGAGTAACATCATTTACAGGAAAACGCGAATCGCTTAAAAGATTGGAATACCACTCTTTAATTTCATCAAAAATAAATTCTCTTATTTCTCTCCATTCTGGATTACTGTAGTAATTGTTACATGAAAGGAAGTTATGAAGCTTATTGTAAAAGCAAACTCTTGCGTCATCAAGATTTTGTAGTTCTACATTTTTCTTAAAAGATCCAAAAGCGTTTGAAATCCATAAATTGCCTTTTAGTTGCTCTTTTGGCGATCCTTTATCTATACCAGAATTTATATTTTCGCAACCACGGAAGAAAATTTTCTTAATAAAATCTGAAGAACTTTTGTCACCTTTCATTATTTCTTTAAATTTAAGCTTTAAACTAGATATAAAATTTAGATCTATTTGCGTCGCATCTATAAAATCTTTTAGTTGTATATCAGTGTTTTTAAGTTCTCCGTCTAAAAAATTATCAACATAATCTTTGTAACTTGACCATTTATAATTTGAATTGGAGAAAAATGGTCTCCAAGGTGAAAATCCAACATGTGTTTTCCCTAAGTTAAATAACAATGTTCCTATCTCAGCTTTTAAAATATCATCTCTATATTTTTTTAAATTTTCCAAATTTAACTCTAACATTTTTTCCACCCCATTTTTTCAATAGTTACAATGGACTCAACATCTCCATTAATACAATAATACTTTTCGTTATCTATTATCTCAAAAGTTCCCCAACCAAGCTTTGTCTTAGCTCCTATCCCATTTTCCGATACCCTTTCAATTGCTGACATAAGGTTTTCTAAATCCTTTTTTGCTTCGTCTTTTATCTCATTATCTGCTTTTAAAACCGCATCAAAAGGAACATAAATAATTTGCAAGATACCTTTTGTTTCCTTTGGAACTACTTCATAAAAAATGGGCTGAGTTCCTGCCCTTTTTCTTCTATCATGAGGATTTATAACTTCTAAAGAAAGCTTGTCAAAATATGTAGGATAAAATATTGCCCTACCTTTATGTGTTTGAAATTCAATTGGAAGATTTTTGTTGTCTTTTTGATGTTTTTCAGATATTTTTTCACAAAGAATATTTTTAAGTTCTTCATATGATTTTTTACTCTTAATTTCGTCTATAAGATCTTTGTCTATTTTCATCCCAAGTTCAAATAACATAAATTCCAGAATCTTTTCTTTAAACTGCTCTATATCACTACTATTCTCTTTTAAATATTCTTCTATCCCTTTTATATTTTCAGAACCTGCCCCAAAAATTCTTAAGTAGCTGTTAATGATTTCTCTTTTTCCATCCAAGTTATCCTTTTCATTAATTAATTCTTTAAACGATCCTGCTAAGGCCCCTTTCCACCCTGAACCCCTTATCATTGGAACTTTAAAAGCCTTATCCTTTAAGCAAGAATTTTGAATTATATAATATTCATCGTCATCTTTAGAAAAATAAGGCTGTTTTAGTTTAAATTCTGCCCGAATTATAAATGAATAAATGGGAAGTTTTTTTATAAATTTTTTTAAACTATTATTTTCTCTATTGTCAATAGATATAAAGTTTGAAATTTCTTTTGCAGTTTGAAATTCTTTAGTAGGTACAGGAAACTTTTTTTTACATTTAATCTTCTCACAAAACCCTTTAACTTCATCGGATTTCTTTCTTAAATCTTTAAATTTCAATTCTAAATAATATCTTGCCTCTGTCTCATTATTTATAAAAGAATTAAAATTTTCAATAGCTTCTGCAAATGCGTCATATTTAACATTACCCATTTAAATTACCCTGTCCTTCTGTAAATTTAAACAATAACTCTTTATATTTATCAAATATCTCCTTCTTTAATGGTTCGTTATAATCGAATGGATTATTAAAATTTATTAAATAAACCGAATCATTATCCCCTAGTAAATTAGATACATATATACGTGATGCTGCTTTTTGCTCCCCAAAGTTTTCTTTTCTAAGACACTTGTCTTCACTCTTCCTTAAAAAGTATTTAAAATTAAATCCCAATACCTTTTTTTGGTTGTTATATTTAACTTTTTCTATTTTGTGGACACGAATTATATCATTGTAGTCGCTAATATTTCTTTTATTTTCATTTTTATCACCTTCAACTTTAATATTTACTAATCCGAAGCCAAAAGAAAGTTTACCCCCAATTAAAATTGGCTTATCTTTATAAAAATCAAAAAAAATCAGATAAATATTTTTTCTGCCAATATTCAGTTGTTCTAATCAATAATTTTATATTTTTAAACAAAATTATTTCCGAATTGTTATTTTCAAAAAGATTCTTTTTAATCCAGAACTTTGTATTAACTTTAATACTATCACTACTTGGAAAGTTGAAATCTAATTCATTAAGTCTAAGTTTTTCTTCATAAGAATCAATCTTTTTTACTTCAATTCTACTCTTCCAACCTGTAAATCCAAATAAACGAGACGGAATAGGTAAACCTAATTCTTTTAATGATTGATCTAACATTTCATCAAAGCTTTTATCATCATTATTGTTCTTTAAGTGATTTTTTAAAATTTGATTTAACGTACGACCAATTTTTGGGTCTTCGAGTTCACTTAAGTTATCGATGACAACATTGTCACTATTTAAATTTTCTGTTTTACCATTTTTAACAGTTTTCCAATATACTACAAACCAAAATCTCAAACTCCCCATTAAAGATGACGGCCTGATTTCTTTTGATTCACCCCAGGCATCTCCCGTCCACACAGGAGTAATTGTCTCAAATTCTACTTTTATCTCTTTCATTTTTCACCCCACACAATCCCAGTTTTAAGTATTTTATCATTTTTAGAATAATTTTTTAACTTAGTTTTTAAAAAACTTCATGTTTCAATTCCTCATAGGTATCGTAAAAACTTGACCGTTGCTTTTTTTAACGATAAATATAATGTGTACACGTTTCAATTCCTCATAGGTATCGTAAAAACTAGCCAAAGTAGTTTGTTGAAATCATTTCGTAATTCATGTTTCAATTCCTCATAGGTATCGTAAAAACAATGTAATAAACATGAAGGGCGTGTTTGCTAATTGCTAGTTTCAATTCCTCATAGGTATCGTAAAAACTCGAAAGAAATCACAGAAGATTTTAATTTGATTTGGTTTCAATTCCTCATAGGTATCGTAAAAACTCGAAAGAAATCACAGAAGATTTTAATTTGATTTGGTTTCAATTCCTCATAGGTATCGTAAAAACAAATTAGGGATCTCCGAACAGGAGAATATTTATTGTAGTTTCAATTCCTCATAGGTATCGTAAAAACCGAAATAGCCTGGGTCTTCAGGGTCAAGAATGAAAACATGTTTCAATTCCTCATAGGTATCGTAAAAACCTTAATAGAGTTAATGTTTATTTTGAAGTATAGACATGTTTCAATTCCTCATAGGTATCGTAAAAACCTATTGGGAACATCAATACAGCTTTATCCCATACGAGTTTCAATTCCTCATAGGTATCGTAAAAACCTTAATAGAGTTAATGTTTATTTTGAAGTATAGACATGTTTCAATTCCTCATAGGTATCGTAAAAACCTCTTTTTTGAGGAGTATTTGTACTGGCGTGATGTGAGTTTCAATTCCTCATAGGTATCGTAAAAACCCTTTATCCCTAAATTCCTTCAAGGCTGGGACATCAAGTTTCAATTCCTCATAGGTATCGTAAAAACCATCAATGAGCAACCAATTAGCTGTGTCTGCATGCCGTTTCAATTCCTCATAGGTATCGTAAAAACTGAGTGGGTGTGTATGTATACATCAAACCGCACTCTGTTTCAATTCCTCATAGGTATCGTAAAAACACAAAGATCAAAGAAGCTTTCCTCACGTGGGAAAGCTGTTTCAATTCCTCATAGGTATCGTAAAAACTTTAGTACAATTATATATTTTCTTTATATTTTCTATAGTTTCAATTCCTCATAGGTATCGTAAAAACTGGGATATCTGATTTTGCAAGACAACACGAACTATCTAGTTTCAATTCCTCATAGGTATCGTAAAAACTAAATCCATCTTCATCCACATCTATCCTGGATGCCCTGTTTCAATTCCTCATAGGTATCGTAAAAACTATATTAATCGAAATCATCATAACCTTCTTCATACTCGTTTCAATTCCTCATAGGTATCGTAAAAACTTTTTGCGCATCTTCTTTTGCTTTATCTGTTTTCCCATGTTTCAATTCCTCATAGGTATCGTAAAAACCGTAAAATCTCTTGCTGGGACACTTGATTTATTTTGGTTTCAATTCCTCATAGGTATCGTAAAAACTGAACGTGTATAAAGCCAAATAACGTTTAGACTATGTTTCAATTCCTCATAGGTATCGTAAAAACAAAGATTTTTACGCTTCCATTTCTGAAGACATACTGTTTCAATTCCTCATAGGTATCGTAAAAACTGCAACAATAAGATCATCAATTGTTTCAAATTTTCTGTTTCAATTCCTCATAGGTATCGTAAAAACAGTATTTCAGATTATTTAAATAAACACAAAAAATAGTTTCAATTCCTCATAGGTATCGTAAAAACCTTGCGGAAAAGAAAGCACAGGCAAAACAAGAAAAGAGTTTCAATTCCTCATAGGTATCGTAAAAACCATCTGATCTTCGCTCACTCTTTCCGAGTGAGCGTAGTTTCAATTCCTCATAGGTATCGT
It includes:
- a CDS encoding CRISPR-associated protein Csx11 → MLELNLENLKKYRDDILKAEIGTLLFNLGKTHVGFSPWRPFFSNSNYKWSSYKDYVDNFLDGELKNTDIQLKDFIDATQIDLNFISSLKLKFKEIMKGDKSSSDFIKKIFFRGCENINSGIDKGSPKEQLKGNLWISNAFGSFKKNVELQNLDDARVCFYNKLHNFLSCNNYYSNPEWREIREFIFDEIKEWYSNLLSDSRFPVNDVTLWDQAYMSATMFKAVLAQLCMEPSKVEEYKNNPSDIKWRILGIQYDKLGFAERGFKPQQIQWYRDIAREIDNEIKNLLEYEYPVGNEIYRDETGIYFLVGEDLGEDSEDNSKLATLKNDLRDIKEKILNIFKEKTLDEFYPAIFLTKNSRGLMNLCYLLESARENFLKTDWSKKDKDKFIEKSGSDRAIGICQICRQRPVFESDIKDDENKNICNVCYKEKTVGRISKWFEDTSKETIWMDELKDKNKRVALVTMKFELHDWLNGDMLSSMVLQKDINFVEDVKKLIGNLINIYKNNQDKKVSDTVLKNYTDIALGKLKVKDNKIIESLLLERSIGDKWEKFIYEKLDDWDSVQNKPRKNKIDFDNAEIKWQSLSDENIEFLSILILQFLLRKNPSPARLRRIWESTKEFFEDIERNICSYAGIPPERGIRYYRENDKNLQEGEYYDGEAIFWVIDRKIYLISYINDKDLINKEFKLKKYPNVKESVGTFKVNDNNKENYQPYMSIIDPTPISWQFIIPAEYVPNLIDIVMKKYDENFRFVYGKLPLHIGVVVQDYKKPLYVGINALRKVRRDVKDKDLKNLEVFVKSSEIKERLKCQKTEELLNNTQSYYSLYKSKTEADKGFKFYFLESKKKQETIKSIDKFDEKEEVSIIPNTFDFEFLDTNTRRNDIFYDEKGKRILEIKSNRPYDLEIYWGKFKKFKELFKDKSNSSKLNNLISLLYEKIQDCNENYASFIAASFLNILEINKNDVMKKRISEIFELNEANFHNELIKKFEDKKNLYLFLDMFDFWHKMLKEVKGE
- the cmr1 gene encoding type III-B CRISPR module RAMP protein Cmr1, yielding MKEIKVEFETITPVWTGDAWGESKEIRPSSLMGSLRFWFVVYWKTVKNGKTENLNSDNVVIDNLSELEDPKIGRTLNQILKNHLKNNNDDKSFDEMLDQSLKELGLPIPSRLFGFTGWKSRIEVKKIDSYEEKLRLNELDFNFPSSDSIKVNTKFWIKKNLFENNNSEIILFKNIKLLIRTTEYWQKKYLSDFF
- a CDS encoding RAMP superfamily CRISPR-associated protein produces the protein MSKVEELKVYSIATDPIYIGTGGYTIGRVDNTIVRDPITKLPKIPGSSLAGTWRYYMALELLTKVRGKQPEFNEIKNCKGKTLEEKINNWTKKSNSNDCKGEDCLKFSGNVVAKITCAGQDNTSQEELLNSPDAKNKEGKTGHCGHCIVCKGFGFSKKDISWQGMLFFSDLQIVFFPVFTMSGTKWITTERILKEVGFSLDVKEDNKDNNDGQVKVVVENIYDDKKSGYINLGWLYLPYIAESCSINLNKVYVNNIISNKDIVIVPENLYSQIVNSNLEVRTSVSIDPITGAAKEGALFTSEAIPRGTIFYSTIRIFDKSVFNGIDGGLNCLPTKEQLKEALEDSKHYYETLGIGGMTTRGFGRLKILTNLKSNSEAQSGGVQNGKQS
- a CDS encoding RAMP superfamily CRISPR-associated protein — translated: MGNVKYDAFAEAIENFNSFINNETEARYYLELKFKDLRKKSDEVKGFCEKIKCKKKFPVPTKEFQTAKEISNFISIDNRENNSLKKFIKKLPIYSFIIRAEFKLKQPYFSKDDDEYYIIQNSCLKDKAFKVPMIRGSGWKGALAGSFKELINEKDNLDGKREIINSYLRIFGAGSENIKGIEEYLKENSSDIEQFKEKILEFMLFELGMKIDKDLIDEIKSKKSYEELKNILCEKISEKHQKDNKNLPIEFQTHKGRAIFYPTYFDKLSLEVINPHDRRKRAGTQPIFYEVVPKETKGILQIIYVPFDAVLKADNEIKDEAKKDLENLMSAIERVSENGIGAKTKLGWGTFEIIDNEKYYCINGDVESIVTIEKMGWKKC